A stretch of Bradyrhizobium sp. CCBAU 53338 DNA encodes these proteins:
- a CDS encoding response regulator transcription factor, producing MTPDRSLIVVEDDEGFARTLKRSFERRGYEVVLAASIEDVRKALEERSFGYAVVDLKLGGASGLACVELLHSHDEEMLIVVLTGFASISTAVEAIKLGACHYLAKPSNTDDIEAAFTKAEGNAEVALDVRPTSIKTLEWERIHQTLIETDFNISEAARRLGMHRRTLARKLEKRPVK from the coding sequence TTGACGCCTGACCGTTCGCTCATTGTCGTAGAGGACGACGAAGGCTTTGCGCGCACGCTAAAGCGCTCGTTCGAGCGCCGCGGCTATGAGGTCGTGCTCGCCGCCTCGATCGAGGATGTCCGGAAGGCGCTCGAGGAGCGATCCTTCGGCTACGCCGTGGTCGACCTCAAGCTCGGCGGTGCCTCTGGGCTCGCCTGCGTCGAACTGCTGCACAGCCACGACGAGGAGATGCTGATCGTGGTGTTGACAGGCTTTGCCAGCATCTCGACCGCCGTAGAGGCCATCAAGCTCGGGGCCTGCCACTACCTCGCAAAACCTTCCAACACCGATGACATCGAAGCCGCGTTCACCAAGGCCGAAGGCAACGCCGAGGTCGCGCTGGACGTGCGACCGACCTCGATCAAGACGCTGGAATGGGAACGCATCCACCAGACGCTGATCGAGACGGATTTCAACATCTCGGAAGCGGCAAGACGTCTGGGCATGCACCGGCGCACGCTGGCACGGAAGCTCGAGAAGCGGCCGGTGAAGTGA
- a CDS encoding ATP-binding protein: MLERSSNRPDDGNTYGEQAVTLQSQADARSELIGAAPTDDETNRKNMALLIQLRWTAVVGQIVTIGGVHFWLGIPLPLTRMGAVIGALVFLNVSSLVWVRHRAAITNNELLVALMLDVAALTAQLYLSGGATNPFTSLFLLQVTLGAVLLDARSTWSLVALTCASFVWLTMAYRPLDLPPNPLSETYTLTVAGMLLGFALNAVLLVVFVTRINRNLRQRDAHLAALRQHAAEQDHIVRMGLLASGAAHELGTPLASLSVILSDWRRMPDLTADQELAEDLTEMETSLQRCKSIVTGILVSAGEARGEGSSPTTVTAFVTALVEEWRDARSARTLYFTNTFGEDVAIVSDIALKQVIFNVLDNAYEVSREWVELVAEREGDNLVLSISDRGPGFAPEMLAQLGKPYQSSKGRAGGGLGLFLVVNVVRKLGGSVTAENHRKRGATVRLTLPLATLAIGGSFDA, from the coding sequence ATGCTGGAACGATCGTCGAACCGACCTGACGACGGGAACACCTACGGCGAGCAGGCGGTCACGCTGCAATCGCAGGCGGACGCGCGCAGCGAGCTGATCGGCGCTGCCCCCACCGACGACGAAACCAACCGCAAGAACATGGCGCTGCTGATCCAGCTGCGCTGGACTGCAGTGGTCGGGCAGATCGTGACCATCGGCGGCGTGCATTTCTGGCTCGGCATTCCCCTGCCCCTCACCCGCATGGGAGCGGTGATCGGCGCGCTCGTGTTTCTCAATGTCTCGAGCCTAGTCTGGGTGCGCCATCGCGCCGCGATTACCAACAACGAGCTGCTGGTCGCATTGATGCTGGATGTCGCGGCGCTGACCGCGCAGCTTTATCTCAGCGGCGGCGCCACCAACCCCTTCACGTCGTTGTTCCTGCTCCAGGTGACGCTGGGCGCCGTGCTGCTCGATGCCCGCTCGACCTGGTCGCTGGTGGCGCTGACCTGCGCGAGCTTCGTCTGGCTGACGATGGCCTACCGGCCGCTCGACCTGCCGCCTAACCCGCTGAGCGAGACCTACACGCTCACGGTCGCCGGCATGTTGCTGGGCTTCGCCCTCAACGCAGTGCTGCTGGTCGTGTTCGTCACCCGCATCAACAGGAATTTGCGCCAGCGCGACGCGCATCTGGCGGCGCTGCGCCAGCACGCCGCCGAACAGGATCATATCGTCCGCATGGGTCTGCTGGCGTCCGGCGCAGCGCATGAGCTCGGCACGCCGCTCGCCTCGCTCTCGGTCATCCTCAGCGACTGGCGCCGCATGCCCGATCTTACCGCCGACCAGGAGCTTGCCGAGGATCTCACGGAGATGGAAACCTCGCTGCAACGCTGCAAGTCCATCGTGACGGGCATTCTGGTGTCGGCCGGCGAGGCTCGCGGCGAAGGATCATCGCCGACGACGGTAACGGCCTTCGTCACCGCGCTGGTCGAGGAATGGCGCGACGCCCGCTCGGCGCGCACGCTCTATTTCACCAACACGTTTGGCGAGGACGTCGCGATCGTCTCCGACATCGCGCTGAAGCAGGTGATCTTCAACGTGCTCGACAATGCCTATGAAGTCTCGCGCGAGTGGGTGGAGCTGGTCGCCGAACGCGAGGGCGACAATCTGGTGCTCTCGATCAGCGACCGCGGCCCGGGCTTCGCACCGGAAATGCTGGCGCAGCTCGGAAAGCCCTATCAGTCGAGCAAGGGCCGTGCGGGCGGCGGGCTGGGCCTTTTCCTGGTGGTGAACGTGGTGCGCAAGCTCGGGGGCAGCGTGACCGCGGAGAACCACAGGAAGCGTGGCGCGACGGTACGCCTGACCTTGCCGCTCGCCACACTCGCGATCGGAGGCAGTTTTGACGCCTGA
- a CDS encoding SURF1 family protein: MSIPVRPGDDEPRSPAGAARPSLWLTVLSLTAFVVLIALGVWQVERRAWKLALIDRVEQRVHAPAQPIPAPASWAAVSAASDEYRHVSVSGRFLHDRETLVQAVTEEGPGYWVLTPLLRVDGTQVLINRGFVPSERRDPSTRKDGNPAGQVEVTGLLRITEPKGGFLRDNVPQHNRWYSRDVAAIAAARDLQKVAPFFIDADAGSQVGNGPIGGLTVIRFPNNHLIYALTWFALAFLLAGRLFVTFRGGLFRRTRFVHEPAGGFDASARRTGSDAGTIVEPT, from the coding sequence GTGAGCATTCCGGTAAGACCTGGGGATGACGAACCGCGCAGCCCCGCAGGGGCCGCGCGTCCGTCCCTGTGGCTCACGGTCCTCTCGCTCACCGCCTTCGTCGTTCTGATCGCGCTTGGCGTCTGGCAGGTCGAGCGCCGCGCCTGGAAGCTCGCGCTCATCGACCGCGTCGAGCAGCGCGTCCATGCTCCGGCGCAGCCGATCCCCGCGCCCGCTTCATGGGCTGCGGTCTCCGCCGCGAGCGACGAATATCGGCACGTCAGCGTCTCCGGCCGCTTCCTGCACGACCGCGAGACGCTGGTGCAGGCCGTCACAGAGGAAGGCCCCGGCTATTGGGTGCTGACGCCGCTCCTGCGCGTTGATGGCACGCAAGTCCTCATCAACCGCGGCTTCGTGCCGTCCGAGCGGCGCGACCCGTCAACGCGCAAGGATGGCAATCCCGCCGGCCAGGTCGAGGTCACCGGCCTCCTGCGCATCACCGAGCCGAAGGGCGGTTTCCTCAGGGACAACGTGCCCCAGCACAACCGCTGGTATTCGCGGGACGTCGCCGCGATCGCGGCCGCGCGCGACCTCCAAAAGGTCGCGCCCTTCTTCATCGATGCCGACGCCGGATCACAGGTCGGTAACGGTCCAATCGGCGGATTGACCGTGATCCGCTTTCCCAATAACCACCTGATCTACGCGTTGACGTGGTTTGCCCTGGCTTTCCTGCTGGCCGGTAGACTTTTCGTCACATTCCGCGGCGGGCTGTTCCGCCGCACGCGCTTCGTCCACGAACCGGCCGGCGGCTTCGATGCCTCCGCCCGCAGGACGGGATCAGATGCTGGAACGATCGTCGAACCGACCTGA